The following coding sequences lie in one Spirosoma sp. KUDC1026 genomic window:
- a CDS encoding OmpA family protein, with protein MAKLFVLWLCAIPLLVQGQQADSSCLHIQGTLLDYATHQPLRAARLLARTSKGRQRVSMSGDSGTFSAVLPCGTTALSIECTGYRSQSVQIRFSANQRNQPITVMIPFIPVDRQNQDTPYLQTEQTSYVQSDSIVSDSKAVQHNTFLVTDAILGKPLSSSVCFFHTKTGEKRCLGTNALGKLERDFDQKDIIALEVRSTGYQPYDGNLIIEQLNGQSLQHEIRLQRELTLFSVNAPNATYCELRAPTKTIPLLALSGFANQYVSYEAVPGSYELLVRYGDKVIRRPVRLATGLNAITLNQPAQNTAPARVAVAPLQAITAGPALVLPDSIPMIYFEQGSYQLRSDSQAVLKQVAQYMKAHTSDTLRITGHTDNVGDPKVNRTLSLYRALATARFLTNQGITDSQLTKDGIGSRQPIAPNDTETNRALNRRVSLKLITAQ; from the coding sequence TTGGCTAAGCTTTTCGTTCTATGGCTGTGTGCGATACCTCTGCTGGTACAGGGACAGCAGGCGGATTCATCGTGTCTCCATATCCAGGGAACGCTGCTTGATTATGCCACTCACCAACCGTTACGTGCAGCTCGCTTACTGGCTAGAACCTCGAAAGGACGCCAGCGTGTAAGTATGAGTGGTGACTCCGGCACCTTTTCCGCGGTCCTGCCCTGCGGTACAACAGCTTTGTCTATCGAATGCACTGGCTACCGATCACAATCGGTTCAGATCCGATTTTCGGCCAACCAGCGCAATCAGCCAATTACGGTCATGATTCCGTTTATACCAGTTGACAGACAAAACCAGGATACGCCTTATCTACAGACAGAACAGACCAGCTACGTCCAGTCAGACAGTATAGTCAGCGACAGTAAGGCTGTCCAGCATAATACGTTTCTAGTTACCGACGCCATTCTGGGGAAACCACTCTCATCCAGTGTTTGCTTTTTCCACACGAAAACGGGCGAAAAACGCTGCTTGGGGACGAATGCCCTGGGTAAGCTGGAACGTGATTTTGATCAGAAAGATATTATTGCGCTGGAAGTTCGGTCCACTGGTTACCAACCTTACGACGGCAACCTGATTATTGAGCAGTTGAACGGCCAGTCTCTGCAGCACGAAATACGGCTGCAACGTGAACTAACGTTGTTTTCTGTCAATGCGCCTAATGCAACGTATTGCGAACTCCGCGCCCCGACAAAAACAATCCCCTTGCTCGCCTTATCAGGTTTTGCAAATCAGTACGTATCCTACGAAGCAGTACCGGGTTCCTATGAGTTACTCGTACGGTACGGCGATAAAGTCATCCGTCGGCCGGTTCGTCTGGCTACGGGCTTGAATGCCATTACGCTCAACCAGCCTGCTCAGAATACAGCTCCGGCCCGCGTAGCTGTGGCTCCTCTTCAGGCCATAACAGCTGGCCCGGCTTTGGTCCTGCCCGATTCGATCCCGATGATTTACTTCGAGCAAGGCAGCTACCAGCTCCGGTCCGATTCGCAGGCTGTGCTGAAACAGGTAGCCCAGTACATGAAAGCCCATACGTCTGACACCCTTCGGATTACCGGACATACGGATAACGTGGGCGACCCGAAGGTCAATCGAACACTATCCCTTTATCGGGCCCTGGCAACGGCCAGATTTTTAACGAATCAGGGAATCACGGATAGCCAGCTCACAAAAGACGGCATTGGTAGCCGTCAACCCATTGCTCCTAACGACACCGAAACGAATCGAGCGCTTAACCGGCGGGTGTCGCTAAAACTAATCACCGCTCAATGA
- a CDS encoding DUF4394 domain-containing protein, whose protein sequence is MRMLYGKGIRFTAGLLSLAALLSLEACRDVQTPLAPETGSTANARLSANFMFYVLTDNNQILKLNTQNPSTPLETITLTGIPSGERLAGIDFRPATGQLYGVSKASRLYMINLMNGVATPLGTGPFTPAVNGDMIGFDFNPTVDRIRLITSGGQNLRLNPETGTTAAIDGAINGVPMVALSGAAYTNNRSGVTTTTLYDIDPITDKLYRQDPPNNGTLVEVGPLGVNIAGLGSFDIAPDGTAIATLIAGVTQGLYQINLSTGMAERLGNLPVNSIVGLAIPTDPVAYTADGMNMLHIFNPQTGVVTASKQITGLQSGETLYGLDFRPANGQLYAIGSTSRIYTINPSSGAAAAVGTGPFSPALEGTDVGFDFNPTVDRIRVVTNSGQNLRLNPDNGTVAAIDGRLNPGSPVVTSVAYTNNFAGATTTTLYDIDTRSTMPMLFRQNPPNNGGLELIGNVGMPLEGGNGFDIGGATGMGYGLFRWNGETKVYSVNLMTGAASNGVTLTGNPSVRGMAVGLGF, encoded by the coding sequence ATGCGTATGCTTTACGGTAAAGGAATTCGTTTCACGGCTGGTTTGCTTTCTCTGGCAGCTTTACTATCACTTGAGGCCTGCCGGGATGTGCAGACTCCCCTGGCCCCTGAAACGGGGTCTACAGCCAACGCCCGGCTGTCGGCTAATTTCATGTTTTACGTACTGACGGACAACAATCAGATTCTGAAGCTAAACACGCAGAATCCGTCGACCCCCCTGGAAACGATTACGTTAACAGGCATCCCAAGCGGAGAGCGGCTCGCTGGTATCGATTTCCGTCCGGCAACGGGACAGCTCTACGGCGTTAGTAAGGCTAGCCGCCTGTACATGATCAATCTCATGAACGGCGTAGCGACCCCCCTGGGAACGGGTCCATTTACGCCGGCCGTAAACGGTGACATGATTGGCTTTGACTTCAACCCGACCGTCGACCGGATCAGGCTGATTACGAGTGGCGGTCAGAATCTCCGGCTGAATCCGGAAACCGGTACGACGGCCGCTATTGACGGTGCAATTAACGGTGTGCCGATGGTTGCTCTTTCCGGCGCAGCCTACACCAATAACCGCTCGGGCGTCACAACAACGACTTTGTATGACATCGACCCAATAACCGACAAACTGTATCGGCAGGACCCGCCTAACAACGGTACGCTGGTAGAAGTTGGTCCGCTTGGTGTGAACATTGCGGGATTGGGCAGCTTCGATATTGCTCCGGACGGAACAGCTATTGCTACGTTGATTGCCGGCGTAACACAGGGACTTTATCAGATCAACCTCAGCACGGGAATGGCTGAGCGGCTGGGCAATCTTCCTGTAAACAGTATTGTTGGCCTAGCCATCCCTACCGATCCGGTTGCTTACACGGCTGATGGTATGAACATGCTGCACATTTTCAATCCACAGACGGGCGTTGTTACGGCAAGCAAACAAATTACAGGGCTGCAATCGGGCGAAACGCTCTACGGACTCGACTTCCGCCCCGCTAACGGCCAACTCTACGCCATTGGCAGCACCAGCCGGATTTATACCATCAATCCATCGAGCGGTGCCGCTGCCGCAGTGGGTACGGGGCCATTTAGCCCAGCTCTGGAAGGTACCGACGTTGGCTTTGATTTCAACCCAACCGTTGACCGGATTCGGGTTGTAACCAACTCCGGCCAGAATCTGCGTCTAAACCCCGACAACGGTACAGTAGCTGCTATTGATGGCCGCCTGAATCCAGGATCGCCGGTTGTAACGTCAGTAGCATACACGAATAACTTCGCTGGCGCCACGACAACAACCTTGTATGACATCGACACCCGCTCAACTATGCCGATGCTGTTCCGTCAGAATCCGCCAAACAACGGTGGTCTTGAACTGATCGGTAACGTTGGGATGCCGCTAGAAGGTGGTAACGGCTTCGATATTGGTGGCGCAACGGGTATGGGCTACGGCCTGTTCCGCTGGAACGGCGAAACCAAAGTTTACTCGGTCAATCTGATGACCGGCGCTGCGTCGAACGGCGTTACGCTGACTGGTAACCCATCTGTCCGGGGTATGGCAGTAGGCTTAGGTTTCTAA
- a CDS encoding Nif3-like dinuclear metal center hexameric protein, translated as MNSEPVFIDDIAQFLHQQFAVNRYPASEAGGVFRPTNKPVQRLGLALEPWPGLENWALMNNLDAIWLHRPWQLDPSVLPALGILTNHLPFDETLTMGYNPSLAQALGATSPLVPLGFKQATTDTGNALPQRAVGMLFEADTHEFDAWLKEISQQFRGYDRAEAGHQTMISRVAVVGAMTDKLIQEAADQGVQLYVTGQYRKPAQDAVNQTGMAVVAVGHRRSEEWGMQALAALLRTHWPTLEVEIRALG; from the coding sequence ATGAACTCCGAACCTGTTTTCATCGACGATATTGCTCAGTTTCTTCACCAGCAATTTGCGGTAAATCGCTACCCTGCCAGCGAAGCGGGGGGAGTCTTTCGCCCAACGAATAAACCTGTCCAGCGGTTAGGTCTGGCACTGGAACCCTGGCCCGGTCTGGAAAACTGGGCACTTATGAACAACCTCGATGCCATCTGGCTACATCGTCCCTGGCAGCTTGACCCCAGTGTCCTGCCGGCCCTGGGTATCCTGACGAACCACCTACCTTTCGACGAGACCCTGACGATGGGCTATAATCCATCCCTGGCGCAGGCGTTGGGAGCCACCAGTCCATTGGTACCGCTGGGTTTTAAACAGGCTACGACCGATACCGGAAACGCGCTTCCACAGCGGGCAGTCGGGATGCTGTTCGAAGCGGATACGCACGAGTTCGATGCCTGGCTGAAGGAGATAAGTCAGCAGTTTCGCGGGTATGACCGGGCAGAAGCGGGTCATCAGACGATGATCAGCCGCGTGGCCGTAGTAGGAGCCATGACCGATAAGCTGATTCAGGAAGCAGCCGATCAGGGCGTGCAGCTCTACGTAACGGGGCAATACCGAAAGCCAGCACAGGATGCCGTTAATCAAACGGGTATGGCCGTTGTTGCTGTTGGCCATCGACGCAGCGAAGAATGGGGTATGCAGGCTTTGGCAGCACTGTTACGTACCCATTGGCCCACGTTGGAGGTGGAAATCAGAGCCCTTGGCTAA
- a CDS encoding MATE family efflux transporter — protein MTKFVRLFLAALRGTETNFTSGSINRAIFLLSVPMILEMIMESLFAVVDIFFVAKIGTEAIATVGLTESVLTLVYAMAVGLSTAATALVARRVGENNHKAASAAIGQVVFVSICLSILLGIPGFLLAETILRLMGADSQLIGNGIGFVRMIFASAPAIILLYTLSACLRGSGEASTAMRSLWLANGVNIILCPVLIFGLGPFPALGVLGSAVATTAGRSMGVLYQLYALSRPDNSVRFGWENVRPDMSIIRNLLKLAAGGTGQFLIGSASWVFLTRLLSTFGSDIVAGYTIAIRIIVFTILPSWGLANAAATLVGQNVGAHQPDRAETSAWRAAFCNMLFLVTVGIGFYIGAADVVRLFNQEPRIVEVAVECLRVFCLGYVFMAYGMVLTQAINGAGDTRTPTLINLVCFWAVEIPLAYTLANVLNWGPPGVFWSVAISETLLAMIAIWVFRQGRWKTIQL, from the coding sequence ATGACCAAATTCGTTCGGTTATTCCTGGCCGCCTTGCGCGGTACGGAAACCAATTTCACGTCGGGTAGCATCAACCGGGCTATTTTTTTGCTATCCGTTCCCATGATTCTGGAAATGATCATGGAGTCTCTGTTTGCCGTGGTCGACATCTTTTTCGTCGCCAAAATCGGGACGGAAGCCATTGCAACAGTGGGCCTGACCGAGTCAGTCCTGACGCTGGTCTACGCGATGGCGGTCGGCCTGAGTACGGCGGCCACAGCGCTGGTGGCCCGTCGGGTTGGCGAAAATAACCATAAGGCTGCTAGTGCGGCTATCGGCCAGGTTGTGTTCGTTTCGATCTGCCTATCCATTCTGCTGGGAATTCCCGGCTTCCTATTGGCTGAGACAATCCTGCGGCTGATGGGGGCCGATAGTCAGCTGATTGGCAATGGGATTGGTTTCGTCCGGATGATTTTCGCCAGCGCTCCGGCCATCATTCTCCTGTACACGTTGAGTGCCTGCCTGCGCGGGTCGGGCGAAGCATCGACGGCGATGCGGTCGCTATGGCTGGCCAACGGCGTAAACATCATTCTTTGCCCGGTACTGATCTTCGGATTGGGGCCGTTTCCGGCGCTTGGCGTACTGGGATCGGCGGTGGCCACTACGGCCGGTCGGAGTATGGGCGTATTATATCAGCTTTATGCTTTAAGTCGTCCGGATAATTCGGTCCGGTTTGGCTGGGAGAATGTCCGACCTGATATGTCAATCATCCGGAATCTGCTTAAACTGGCTGCGGGCGGAACAGGTCAGTTTCTGATCGGGTCGGCGAGCTGGGTATTCCTGACGCGGCTGCTGTCGACTTTTGGCAGCGATATTGTTGCTGGTTACACCATTGCCATTCGCATCATTGTGTTCACAATCCTGCCGTCGTGGGGGCTGGCGAATGCGGCCGCTACGTTAGTCGGGCAGAACGTGGGCGCTCACCAGCCGGACCGTGCCGAAACCTCAGCCTGGCGGGCGGCTTTCTGCAATATGCTGTTTCTGGTTACTGTCGGGATTGGTTTCTACATAGGTGCTGCAGACGTTGTGCGCCTGTTTAACCAGGAGCCGCGTATTGTCGAAGTGGCTGTCGAGTGCCTGCGGGTGTTCTGTCTGGGCTATGTATTCATGGCGTATGGGATGGTGCTGACACAGGCCATCAACGGGGCCGGTGATACACGGACACCGACGCTGATTAACCTGGTGTGTTTCTGGGCCGTTGAGATTCCACTGGCTTACACGCTGGCTAATGTGCTGAACTGGGGTCCGCCGGGTGTGTTCTGGTCGGTGGCCATCAGCGAAACCCTGCTGGCTATGATTGCGATCTGGGTATTTCGTCAGGGACGCTGGAAAACCATTCAGTTATAG
- the hflX gene encoding GTPase HflX encodes MIDTHKQPETAVLVALITQKQTADQTKEYLDELAFLAETSGVKTIKSFTQKLDRPDTRTFVGKGKLEEIQTFILDNPVDTVIFDDDLTPAQVRNLEAEFKEIKVLDRSLLILNIFSMRAQTAQSRVQVELAQYQYLYPRLTRMWTHLSRQKGGAGMRGPGEKELETDRRIVKDRIAFLKEKLSKIDKQSVTRRKERDRLVRVALVGYTNVGKSTLMRTMAKTDVFAENKLFATVDSTVRKVTLGNIPFLLTDTVGFIRKLPTTLIEAFKSTLDEVREADVLVHVVDVSHPLFEEQIEVVNATLADIKAADKPMVLVFNKMDQFNPRKEWQEQTDGIGTDYFEEDSHEVAIVPADVQRKTALEHLKKTYLAQKADHVVFISAQTGENISELRELLYDLVKEKHYYIYPNWVNVPLAETAEYGDGLAG; translated from the coding sequence ATGATTGATACACATAAACAGCCCGAAACCGCCGTGCTGGTGGCGCTGATTACGCAGAAGCAAACCGCCGACCAGACCAAAGAATACCTCGATGAACTTGCCTTCCTGGCTGAGACATCCGGGGTGAAAACCATTAAATCGTTCACGCAGAAACTCGACCGGCCCGACACCCGTACCTTCGTAGGAAAAGGCAAGCTGGAAGAGATTCAAACGTTTATTCTCGACAATCCCGTTGATACGGTCATTTTCGATGATGACTTGACCCCAGCGCAGGTGCGTAACCTGGAGGCCGAGTTCAAGGAAATCAAAGTGCTCGACCGAAGCCTGCTGATCCTGAATATCTTCTCCATGCGGGCGCAGACTGCCCAGTCGCGGGTGCAGGTGGAGTTGGCGCAATACCAATATCTCTACCCCCGACTTACCCGGATGTGGACCCACTTAAGCCGCCAGAAAGGTGGCGCGGGGATGCGGGGACCAGGGGAGAAAGAGCTGGAAACTGACCGGCGGATTGTGAAGGACCGAATTGCGTTCCTGAAAGAAAAACTCTCAAAGATCGACAAGCAGAGCGTTACGCGCCGGAAGGAACGTGACCGGCTGGTGCGAGTTGCGTTGGTTGGCTACACGAACGTTGGTAAATCGACGCTGATGCGGACGATGGCAAAAACCGACGTCTTTGCCGAAAACAAGCTGTTTGCTACGGTCGATTCGACGGTGCGTAAAGTGACACTGGGCAATATTCCGTTTCTGCTTACCGATACGGTTGGGTTTATCCGGAAGTTGCCCACAACGCTGATCGAGGCCTTTAAATCGACGCTGGATGAGGTGCGCGAAGCTGATGTTCTGGTGCACGTTGTGGACGTATCACACCCACTGTTCGAAGAGCAGATCGAAGTGGTAAACGCTACGCTGGCCGATATCAAAGCCGCAGATAAGCCCATGGTGCTGGTCTTCAACAAAATGGACCAATTCAACCCACGAAAAGAATGGCAGGAGCAGACAGACGGTATTGGTACCGATTATTTCGAGGAAGATAGCCACGAGGTAGCAATTGTTCCGGCCGATGTGCAGCGTAAAACGGCACTGGAACATCTGAAAAAGACGTACCTGGCGCAGAAAGCCGACCATGTTGTGTTTATTTCAGCGCAGACCGGGGAGAACATCAGTGAGTTACGCGAGCTGTTATACGACCTGGTCAAGGAGAAGCACTACTACATTTATCCGAACTGGGTGAACGTACCGCTGGCCGAAACGGCCGAATACGGCGATGGTTTGGCAGGTTAA
- a CDS encoding RNA polymerase sigma factor: MKPTRLADEQLVACYQQTSDEDCFEMLYQRYVGKVYQKCLTMTKDADLAEDYTQDIFIKVFNKIDSFQERSKFSTWLYSISHHYCLDQIRVGKRMVHESWSDTLQDQLPDDNEENIMAVRLSDLGKLLEGIPVEEVSFLQLKYEQNMSIRDIAKLHKLSESAVKMRLKRTRDRLYERHKAYQSKDW, translated from the coding sequence GTGAAACCCACTCGACTGGCAGATGAGCAACTCGTTGCCTGCTATCAACAAACTAGTGATGAAGATTGCTTCGAAATGCTTTATCAGCGCTACGTTGGCAAAGTGTATCAGAAATGCCTGACCATGACGAAAGATGCTGACCTTGCTGAAGACTACACGCAGGACATCTTTATAAAAGTCTTTAATAAGATTGACTCTTTTCAGGAGCGATCTAAATTTTCAACCTGGCTCTACTCCATCTCCCATCACTACTGCCTGGATCAGATCCGGGTGGGCAAACGCATGGTTCATGAGTCCTGGTCGGATACGCTGCAGGACCAGCTTCCCGACGATAATGAAGAGAATATAATGGCAGTACGCCTGAGCGACCTCGGAAAGCTGTTAGAGGGTATTCCAGTTGAGGAAGTATCATTTCTGCAACTGAAATATGAACAGAACATGTCCATCAGAGACATTGCCAAATTGCATAAACTATCGGAGAGTGCGGTCAAGATGCGCCTGAAACGAACGCGCGACAGACTCTACGAACGCCATAAAGCGTATCAAAGTAAAGACTGGTAA
- a CDS encoding alpha/beta hydrolase: MRKLFLFLFALIVVSANAQQTYTTQTNIPYYPESVAANDPYIKSQCLLDIHYPKGAKNVATIVWFHGGGLTAGRKEIPKALQEKGYAIIGVGYRLSPKVKGPAYIDDAAAAVAWAFKHIAEYGGDPKLIFVSGHSAGGYLGMMLTLDKSYLARYDLDANRIAGLIPFSGQAITHFTIRQEQGIKDTQPTIDKYSPLYHVRADAPPMLLITGDAEMELLGRYEENAYLNRMMKLAGHQRTRLFQLQGYDHGGMAEPAFPLLLKEVAARLKELMSK, from the coding sequence ATGAGAAAACTGTTTTTATTCCTGTTCGCGCTGATCGTTGTATCGGCTAATGCCCAGCAGACATACACAACACAGACCAATATCCCCTACTATCCGGAGTCGGTTGCAGCTAACGATCCTTACATCAAGTCACAATGTCTGTTAGACATTCATTATCCTAAAGGCGCTAAAAACGTAGCGACCATCGTCTGGTTCCACGGGGGTGGTCTGACGGCGGGCCGGAAGGAGATTCCTAAAGCTTTACAGGAGAAGGGCTACGCTATAATTGGCGTTGGATATCGCCTGTCTCCCAAGGTGAAAGGCCCCGCCTATATTGACGACGCAGCGGCCGCCGTTGCCTGGGCGTTCAAGCACATTGCAGAATATGGTGGAGACCCAAAGCTGATTTTTGTTTCCGGACATTCGGCGGGTGGGTACCTGGGCATGATGCTGACGCTGGATAAGTCATACCTGGCGCGTTATGATCTCGATGCCAACCGTATTGCGGGCCTCATCCCGTTCAGCGGTCAGGCGATTACTCATTTCACGATCCGCCAGGAGCAGGGCATCAAAGACACACAGCCCACCATCGATAAATATTCGCCCCTATACCACGTCCGGGCCGACGCTCCCCCAATGCTGCTTATCACGGGCGACGCCGAGATGGAATTACTTGGACGCTACGAGGAAAACGCGTACCTGAACCGGATGATGAAGCTGGCGGGGCATCAGCGTACCCGGCTTTTTCAGTTACAGGGCTACGACCACGGTGGTATGGCCGAACCGGCTTTTCCCCTACTGCTTAAAGAGGTAGCAGCACGGCTGAAAGAGTTGATGAGTAAATAA
- a CDS encoding Uma2 family endonuclease, whose product MATEMVAPELDAAQQPIPSYLIYETLNGRPLYRKGYKDVLANRKTPGEITGCRYLQAIIVSALYLYLGTQTDRKKYWVVTNEPGLHIQLGDNLSNDIAFYLKQDVTVKGKFFDVAPKVVVEVDIKVDFEAFPAKAMDYVYEKTQAMLDFGTERVIWITTQSRKVLVATQGETWLTLNWDATIPVLDDVTLTIADVLTEEGVI is encoded by the coding sequence ATGGCAACAGAAATGGTAGCTCCGGAACTTGACGCAGCACAACAACCTATTCCGTCGTATCTGATTTACGAAACGCTCAACGGAAGACCTCTCTATCGTAAAGGGTACAAGGATGTATTGGCTAACCGAAAGACTCCTGGTGAAATTACGGGTTGTCGTTATCTACAGGCAATCATTGTCTCTGCGTTATACCTGTATTTAGGCACTCAAACAGATCGTAAGAAGTATTGGGTTGTCACCAATGAGCCTGGCCTACACATTCAACTGGGTGATAATCTGTCCAACGACATTGCTTTTTACCTTAAACAGGACGTAACGGTTAAAGGCAAGTTTTTTGACGTAGCGCCAAAGGTTGTTGTAGAGGTAGACATCAAGGTTGACTTCGAGGCATTTCCGGCAAAAGCAATGGATTATGTCTATGAGAAAACACAGGCCATGCTCGACTTCGGTACGGAACGCGTCATCTGGATAACGACCCAATCGCGGAAAGTGCTGGTAGCAACGCAGGGTGAAACCTGGCTGACCCTTAACTGGGACGCTACCATTCCTGTACTCGACGACGTAACGCTGACTATTGCAGACGTACTGACCGAAGAAGGGGTAATCTAG
- the rsgA gene encoding ribosome small subunit-dependent GTPase A has protein sequence MSHTGLILRSTGSWYDVRNTDGHIFQGRLKGKFKIKGLKVTNPIAVGDRVTFDVEDEAENTAIITDIAPRENYIIRQSVHKTAHGHILAANIDQAVLLATLAMPRTSLGFIDRFLVSAESFRIPTTIVFNKSDILNDEGLVYQQEIIDIYERIGYQCLVTSATEGEGVENFRQLLDHKVTLLSGHSGVGKSSLVNAVSPDLNLRTNEVSTFANKGVHTTTFAEMFELTPDTFIIDTPGIKELGLMDTSKEEIGHYFPEMRDRLNQCRFHNCLHLNEPGCAIKEAVAEDEIAESRYMSYLSMMEGGDNRR, from the coding sequence TTGTCACACACTGGCTTAATCCTCCGCTCGACTGGCTCCTGGTATGACGTTCGTAATACGGACGGGCATATTTTTCAGGGACGACTTAAGGGCAAGTTTAAAATTAAAGGACTGAAGGTGACCAACCCGATTGCCGTGGGCGACCGGGTTACGTTTGACGTTGAAGACGAGGCCGAAAACACCGCCATCATCACCGACATTGCGCCCCGCGAGAATTACATTATCCGCCAGTCGGTCCACAAAACCGCGCACGGTCATATCCTGGCAGCCAATATCGACCAGGCCGTTTTGCTGGCCACACTGGCCATGCCGCGTACGTCCCTAGGATTCATTGACCGGTTTCTAGTTTCCGCCGAGTCGTTCCGGATTCCCACGACGATTGTCTTCAACAAAAGCGATATTCTGAACGACGAGGGGCTGGTCTATCAGCAGGAGATTATCGACATCTACGAACGTATTGGCTATCAGTGCCTGGTAACTTCGGCTACTGAGGGTGAAGGTGTCGAAAACTTCCGGCAGTTGCTCGACCACAAGGTAACGTTACTATCGGGCCACTCGGGCGTTGGCAAATCATCGCTCGTAAACGCGGTTTCCCCCGACCTGAACCTACGTACCAACGAAGTGTCTACGTTCGCCAATAAAGGTGTTCACACGACCACCTTCGCGGAGATGTTTGAACTGACTCCCGATACGTTCATCATCGATACGCCCGGTATTAAAGAACTGGGGCTAATGGACACATCAAAAGAAGAGATTGGCCATTACTTCCCCGAAATGCGCGACCGGCTGAATCAATGCCGTTTCCATAACTGCCTGCACCTCAACGAACCAGGCTGTGCTATTAAGGAAGCCGTTGCCGAAGACGAAATCGCCGAAAGTCGCTACATGAGCTACCTAAGCATGATGGAGGGGGGGGACAACCGGCGGTAA
- a CDS encoding 3-deoxy-D-manno-octulosonic acid transferase, giving the protein MFSSFYNTGIFAYQTLLRLVTPFNPKAKQWVEGRQNWADALTQKLAGNTAPIAWFHAASLGEFEQGRPVMEAFRQQYPTYKILLTFFSPSGYEIRKNYAGADYILYLPADTPANAREFVQLVSPQIAFFIKYEFWYNYLRELKAARIPVISFSAIFRPDQLFFKPHGTFYRNLLSYFDHILVQNQESVGLLQRIGVTNVTLAGDTRFDRVAQVAEAKKAIPIAQAFKDSLPLLVVGSAWQSDMDILIPFLNQFNQPLKVIIAPHDVHEEEIERWRVQLTKPSVRFSQTDELTVSAADILFIDNVGMLSSLYQYGEFAYIGGAFGKGLHNILEAATFGMPLFFGPSYIKFQEAVDLVAEGAAFPVRDTETFIQAFNKQYISQAEAAHISRAYVQRNIGATAKVMQITAALLLSERVKE; this is encoded by the coding sequence TTGTTTTCGAGCTTTTATAACACCGGCATCTTTGCGTACCAGACCTTGCTGCGACTGGTAACCCCCTTCAATCCCAAAGCGAAGCAGTGGGTCGAAGGCCGGCAAAACTGGGCCGATGCGCTAACGCAGAAGTTAGCAGGCAACACCGCTCCGATTGCCTGGTTCCACGCGGCTTCGCTGGGTGAGTTTGAACAGGGTCGTCCAGTGATGGAAGCATTCCGCCAGCAGTATCCCACATATAAGATACTGCTCACATTCTTCTCTCCTTCCGGGTATGAAATTCGTAAAAACTACGCCGGAGCAGATTACATCCTTTACCTGCCCGCCGACACACCCGCCAACGCCCGCGAGTTTGTCCAGTTGGTCAGTCCCCAGATCGCGTTTTTCATTAAATACGAATTCTGGTATAACTACCTCCGCGAACTGAAAGCGGCTCGCATACCGGTTATTTCTTTCTCGGCCATCTTCCGCCCCGACCAATTATTTTTTAAACCCCACGGTACGTTCTACCGGAATCTGCTGAGTTATTTTGATCACATCTTGGTCCAGAATCAGGAATCGGTCGGCTTACTGCAACGTATTGGCGTTACGAACGTAACATTGGCGGGAGATACCCGCTTTGACCGCGTAGCGCAGGTAGCTGAAGCCAAAAAAGCAATTCCTATTGCGCAGGCGTTTAAGGATAGCCTGCCCCTGCTCGTTGTCGGCAGCGCCTGGCAGTCGGATATGGACATACTGATTCCCTTTCTGAATCAGTTCAATCAACCATTAAAAGTTATCATTGCGCCACACGATGTGCACGAAGAGGAGATTGAGCGTTGGCGAGTTCAGTTAACGAAACCATCCGTTCGTTTTTCGCAAACCGACGAGCTGACTGTTTCCGCAGCAGACATTCTTTTCATCGACAACGTGGGTATGCTGTCGTCGTTATACCAGTACGGCGAGTTTGCGTACATCGGCGGAGCCTTTGGTAAAGGGCTTCATAACATTCTGGAAGCCGCTACGTTCGGGATGCCCTTGTTTTTCGGTCCCAGCTATATCAAGTTTCAGGAGGCCGTTGATCTGGTTGCCGAGGGAGCGGCCTTCCCCGTACGCGATACCGAAACCTTTATTCAGGCGTTCAACAAACAGTATATCAGCCAGGCAGAGGCCGCCCATATTAGCCGCGCTTACGTCCAGCGGAACATTGGTGCGACGGCAAAGGTTATGCAGATAACAGCAGCATTACTGCTTAGCGAAAGAGTGAAAGAGTAA